The Pseudomonadota bacterium DNA segment CATGGGCCACCTGAAACGCGCCACTTCGCCTCGATCAACTGACCTGTAACCGTCTTGAAAGCACTCCCTAGCCGAGTGCACGCCCGAAACCCCAAGTTGGCGCCCCTGGAAACAGACGAGGAACCTGACATGAATAGCTCGATTCGCTTGCTCCTGCTGCTGGCTGCAACCCTGGGTGCCTCAAGCTGCACCGAAGGCAGCACGCAGTCTTCGGGAGCACCCGCCGGACAGGCCAAGAAGCACACCCCGCGTGCGGTGGCGACACGGGTCGAAGCCGCTCGCCTGCATCCGACCCGCGCCATGATGCGGCTGATGCGGCCCGGCGAGGTGGAAGGCGCTCGCGAGGCCGACCTTGCGGCCGCGCTGGGTGGCTTCATCGAGCGCATCCGGGTCGAGGCCGGGGATCGCGTGCGCAAGGGTTCGGTGATCGCGCGCGTCGACGAGAGCATGCATGTGGCCCAGCGGGACCTGACGCTCGTGGAGCTGCAGGAAGCCGAACGCGAGCTGGCGCGTCTCGAGAAGCTCGGCGCTTCGATCGCCAAGGCGCGCGTGGACACGGCGCGCACGCGCGTGGAGCGTGCCCGCGCCCAGCATCGCATCGCCGAGATTCAAGTCCGCCGCACCACCGTCAGGGCGCCGTTCGGCGGCACGGTTGCGGACGTGCACGTGGAACAAGGTGAGGTTGCCCCGCCCGGCGCGCC contains these protein-coding regions:
- a CDS encoding efflux RND transporter periplasmic adaptor subunit, encoding MNSSIRLLLLLAATLGASSCTEGSTQSSGAPAGQAKKHTPRAVATRVEAARLHPTRAMMRLMRPGEVEGAREADLAAALGGFIERIRVEAGDRVRKGSVIARVDESMHVAQRDLTLVELQEAERELARLEKLGASIAKARVDTARTRVERARAQHRIAEIQVRRTTVRAPFGGTVADVHVEQGEVAPPGAPIVRMVKMDPAVVSVSVSDRDVGSLSVGGKAVITAAGSGRSLEGKLTRIEPTADLRTRSFMVKVEVPNRDEVLRPGMIAKVEFHQVAEREQLIMPQELLVTRLDGNGVFVVDEQSVARWRPLTLGQVIGDQIVVEAGLEGGEMVVVVGHRSLSDGDALILARQGECCTKGRVVFPVAQAAASQSASAEASP